A single Saccopteryx bilineata isolate mSacBil1 chromosome 9, mSacBil1_pri_phased_curated, whole genome shotgun sequence DNA region contains:
- the SYNPO2L gene encoding synaptopodin 2-like protein isoform X1, which translates to MGAEEELLVTLSGGAPWGFRLQGGAEQRKPLQVSKIRRRSQAGRVGLRERDQLLAINGVSCTTLSHASAMSLIDASGNQLVLTVRRVEDERPLRSPSPGELQVLSPLSPLSPEPPGAPVTQSLQPGSLLSPPDSEAYYGETDSDADGPATQEKHRRPRRRGPTRPTPPGAPPDEVYLSDSPAEPAPAAIPGSSNQGDSRVSSPSWEDGATLQPPPAEALLLPHGPLRPGPHLIPMVGPVSHPVAEDLTTTYTQKAKQAKLQRAESLQEKSVKEAKTKCRTIASLLTAAPNPHSKGVLMFKKRRQRAKKYTLVSFGSAAGTGVEEEDGVPPTSESELDEEAFSDARSLTNQSDWDSPYLDMELGRPGSGAAEGQGPGLGGQLSEASGRGVQLFEQQRQRAVSSTLELTGEGPAAMLNGTGQQSPPRAQSAPPEAAVLLQSLGPVASPRPFLPGGGTPTPAPSIFNRSARPFTPGLQGQRPGTTTSVIFRPLAPKRPDEGLGGLSPTPPPFLSSPQGPTPLPSFTSGVPSYVSASSSPSTPRSSGPVTATSSLYIPAPSRPVTPGGAPEPPALPSTAAMTSTASIFLSTPLRPAARPEAPAAGPMAPEPPSAREQRISVPAARTGILQEARRRGTRKQMFRSGNEEMKNSPNPELLSLVQNLDEKPRAGGAESGPDEDALSLGAEACNFMQPPGGRSYKTPPHVTPKTPPPMAPKTPPPVAPKTPPPVAPKPPSRGFSDGLVNGAAPSAGIPEPPRLQGRGGELFAKRQSRADRYVVEATPSPAFGPRPRSPSPTPSLPPSWKYSPNIRAPPPIAYNPLLSPFFPQTARTLPNKAQSQGPRATPKQGIKALDFMRHQPYQLKTAMFCFDEVPQTPGSTSSGPPKTSRIQEIRRFSTPAPQPTAEPLAPTVLAPRAATTLDEPIWRAELATAPALSTTSIPESPRGLGTSPSSCGFQVARPRFSATRTGLQAHVWRPGAGHH; encoded by the exons ATCCGAAGACGGAGCCAGGCTGGCAGAGTAGGACTCCGAGAGAGGGACCAGCTTTTGGCCATCAATGGGGTCTCCTGCACCACCCTCTCTCATGCCAGTGCCATGAGCCTCATTGATGCCTCAGGGAATCAACTTGTTCTCACTGTGCGGAG GGTAGAGGATGAAAGGCCTTTGCGATCTCCATCCCCTGGTGAGCTTCAGGTGCTGTCACCCTTATCTCCACTGAGTCCTGAGCCCCCTGGTGCTCCAGTTACTCAGTCCCTTCAGCCTGGGAGCCTCCTCTCACCCCCTGACAGTGAGGCTTACTATGGTGAGACAGACAGTGATGCCGATGGTCCTgccacccaggagaagcaccgcCGACCACGACGCCGAGGCCCCACACGGCCCACCCCTCCGGGAGCCCCACCTGATGAGGTCTACCTGTCTGACAGTCCTGCAGAGCCGGCACCTGCTGCTATACCTGGTTCTTCCAACCAGGGTGACAGCCGTGTGAGCTCCCCATCCTGGGAGGATGGGGCAACCCTTCAACCACCCCCAGCCGAAGCCCTGCTGTTGCCCCATGGTCCCCTCCGGCCTGGCCCTCATCTCATCCCCATGGTGGGGCCTGTTTCCCACCCGGTGGCAGAAGACCTTACTACCACCTACACCCAGAAGGCCAAGCAAGCCA AACTGCAGCGGGCAGAGAGCCTTCAAGAGAAGAGTGTGAAGGAGGCTAAGACCAAATGCCGAACGATTGCATCCCTGCTAACTgcagcccccaacccccactccaAGGGGGTGCTTATGTTTAAGAAAAGACGGCAGAGAGCCAAGAAATACACTCTAGTGAGTTTTGGGTCTGCGGCTGGGACAGGAGTTGAGGAGGAAGACGGGGTCCCTCCAACGAGCGAATCCGAGCTGGACGAGGAGGCCTTCTCTGACGCCCGCAGCCTCACCAACCAGTCTGACTGGGACAGCCCTTATCTGGACATGGAGCTGGGCAGACCGGGCTCAGGCGCAGCAGAGGGCCAGGGCCCGGGGCTGGGAGGGCAGCTGAGTGAGGCCTCCGGAAGAGGGGTCCAGTTGTTTGAACAGCAACGCCAGCGCGCAGTCTCCAGCACCCTGGAGCTGACCGGTGAGGGTCCAGCAGCCATGCTCAACGGGACCGGCCAGCAGTCACCACCTCGGGCCCAGAGTGCTCCGCCGGAGGCGGCGGTGCTGCTCCAGTCGCTAGGCCCTGTGGCCAGCCCCAGACCCTTCCTCCCAGGCGGTGGAACCCCTACCCCAGCTCCAAGCATCTTTAACCGGTCAGCCAGGCCCTTTACTCCAGGCTTACAAGGGCAGAGGCCAGGTACCACCACCTCGGTCATTTTCCGGCCGCTGGCCCCCAAGAGGCCGGATGAAGGCCTGGGAggcctcagccccaccccaccgcCTTTCTTGTCCTCGCCTCAGGGGCCCACCCCTCTGCCCAGCTTCACCTCAGGGGTTCCCAGCTACGTGtcagcctccagctcccccagcACCCCACGCTCTTCGGGCCCTGTGACGGCCACTAGCTCCCTGTATATTCCAGCCCCCAGTCGTCCGGTTACGCCAGGCGGGGCCCCAGAGCCCCCGGCTCTCCCTAGCACAGCTGCCATGACCTCCACCGCTTCTATCTTCCTATCAACGCCTCTGCGACCCGCTGCGCGCCCAGAGGCGCCCGCCGCAGGCCCCATGGCCCCGGAGCCTCCCAGCGCCCGCGAGCAGCGCATCTCGGTGCCGGCTGCTCGCACCGGCATCCTCCAAGAGGCTCGGCGTCGGGGGACCCGGAAGCAGATGTTCCGGTCGGGAAACGAGGAAATGAAGAATTCGCCCAACCCCGAGCTGCTATCGCTGGTGCAGAACCTGGATGAAAAACCCCGGGCCGGGGGAGCTGAATCTGGTCCAGACGAGGATGCTCTGAGCCTCGGGGCTGAAGCCTGCAACTTCATGCAGCCACCAGGGGGCAGGAGTTACAAGACCCCGCCTCACGTGACACCTAAAACCCCGCCTCCAATGGCTCCCAAGACCCCGCCCCCTGTGGCTCCTAAGACTCCACCCCCAGTGGCTCCTAAGCCCCCGTCTCGAGGGTTCTCTGATGGGCTAGTGAACGGGGCAGCTCCCTCTGCTGGAATTCCTGAGCCACCAAGGCttcagggcaggggtggggagctgTTTGCCAAGAGGCAAAGCCGAGCCGACAGGTACGTGGTGGAAGCTACACCTAGTCCTGCCTTTGGGCCTCGGCCCCGAAGCCCTTCTCCTACTCCCTCACTGCCCCCTTCCTGGAAATATTCACCCAACATCCGTGCCCCACCTCCTATTGCTTACAACCCACTGCTCTCACCCTTTTTCCCCCAAACTGCCCGAACTCTCCCTAATAAGGCCCAATCCCAGGGGCCGCGGGCAACCCCCAAGCAGGGCATCAAGGCTTTGGATTTTATGCGACACCAGCCCTACCAACTGAAAACTGCCATGTTCTGTTTTGATGAAGTTCCCCAAACTCCTGGCTCCACCTCCTCAGGGCCCCCCAAAACTTCCCGAATCCAGGAGATCCGCAGATTTTCCACTCCAGCACCCCAGCCCACTGCAGAGCCCCTGGCTCCCACTGTTCTTGCCCCCCGAGCTGCCACTACATTGGATGAGCCCATCTGGAGGGCAGAGCTGGCCACAGCCCCTGCCCTTAGCACAACCTCTATTCCAGAGTCTCCCAGGGGTCTTGGAACCTCCCCCAGCTCCTGTGGCTTCCAGGTAGCCAGGCCCAGGTTTTCAGCCACCAGAACGGGATTGCAGGCTCATGTGTGGAGGCCTGGGGCAGGCCACCACTGA
- the MYOZ1 gene encoding myozenin-1, with the protein MPLSGTPAPNKKRKSSKLIMELTGGGQESSGLNLGKKISVPRDVMLEELSLLTNRGSKMFKLRQMRVEKFIYENHPDVFSDSSMDHFQKFLPTVGGQLGTAGQGISYSKGSGGGEAMGSGSMGQYGSDQQHHQGPGSGSGGPGGPGAQTGRGGAACTAGVGDTGTGDQAGGEGKHITVFKTYISPWEKAMGVDPQQKVELGIDLLAYGAKAEFPQYKSFNRTAMPYGGYEKASKRMTFQMPKFDLGPLLSEPLVLYNQNLSNRPSFNRTPIPWLSSGEPVDFNVDVGIPLDGETEEL; encoded by the exons ATGCCACTCTCTGGAACCCCAGCCCCCAACAAAAAGAGGAAATCCAGCAAGCTGATCATGGAACTCACTGGAG GTGGACAGGAGAGCTCAGGCCTGAACCTGGGCAAGAAGATCAGTGTCCCAAGGGATGTGATGTTGGAGGAGCTGTCACTGCTCACTAACCGGGGCTCTAAGATGTTCAAACTGCGGCAGATGCGGGTGGAGAAATTTATCTATGAAAACCACCCTGATGTCTTCTCTGACAGCTCAATG GATCACTTCCAGAAGTTCCTTCCCACAGTGGGGGGACAGCTGGGCACAGCTGGACAGGGAATCTCCTACAGCAAGGGCAGTGGTGGAGGCGAGGCAATGGGAAGTGGCTCTATGGGACAGTATGGCTCTGACCAACAGCACCATCAGGGCCCTGGGTCTGGATCTGGGGGTCCAGGCGGTCCAGGGGCCCAGACTGGCAGAGGAGGAGCTGCTTGCACAGCAGGGGTTGGCGATACAGGAACAG GAGACCAGGCAGGTGGAGAAGGAAAACATATCACTGTGTTCAAGACCTATATTTCCCCATGGGAGAAAGCCATGGGGGTTGATCCCCAGCAAAAAGTGGAACTTGGCATCGACCTGCTGGCCTATGGGGCCAAAGCTGAATTCCCCCAGTATAAGTCTTTCAACAG GACAGCAATGCCTTATGGTGGATATGAGAAGGCATCCAAACGCATGACCTTCCAGATGCCCAAGTTTGACCTGGGGCCCCTGCTGAGTGAACCTCTGGTCCTCTACAACCAGAACCTCTCCAACAGGCCTTCTTTCAATCGAACCCCTATTCCTTGGCTGAGTTCCGGGGAGCCTGTAGACTTCAATGTGGATGTTGGCATCCCCTTGGATGGTGAAACAGAGGAGCTGTGA
- the SYNPO2L gene encoding synaptopodin 2-like protein isoform X2: METFEPINQESLSQASSNKAPGPVPELQDPFYAELQRAESLQEKSVKEAKTKCRTIASLLTAAPNPHSKGVLMFKKRRQRAKKYTLVSFGSAAGTGVEEEDGVPPTSESELDEEAFSDARSLTNQSDWDSPYLDMELGRPGSGAAEGQGPGLGGQLSEASGRGVQLFEQQRQRAVSSTLELTGEGPAAMLNGTGQQSPPRAQSAPPEAAVLLQSLGPVASPRPFLPGGGTPTPAPSIFNRSARPFTPGLQGQRPGTTTSVIFRPLAPKRPDEGLGGLSPTPPPFLSSPQGPTPLPSFTSGVPSYVSASSSPSTPRSSGPVTATSSLYIPAPSRPVTPGGAPEPPALPSTAAMTSTASIFLSTPLRPAARPEAPAAGPMAPEPPSAREQRISVPAARTGILQEARRRGTRKQMFRSGNEEMKNSPNPELLSLVQNLDEKPRAGGAESGPDEDALSLGAEACNFMQPPGGRSYKTPPHVTPKTPPPMAPKTPPPVAPKTPPPVAPKPPSRGFSDGLVNGAAPSAGIPEPPRLQGRGGELFAKRQSRADRYVVEATPSPAFGPRPRSPSPTPSLPPSWKYSPNIRAPPPIAYNPLLSPFFPQTARTLPNKAQSQGPRATPKQGIKALDFMRHQPYQLKTAMFCFDEVPQTPGSTSSGPPKTSRIQEIRRFSTPAPQPTAEPLAPTVLAPRAATTLDEPIWRAELATAPALSTTSIPESPRGLGTSPSSCGFQVARPRFSATRTGLQAHVWRPGAGHH, translated from the exons ATGGAGACCTTTGAGCCCATCAACCAAGAGTCCCTCAGCCAAGCCAGCTCCAACAAAGCCCCAGGCCCAGTTCCTGAGCTACAGGACCCATTCTATGCAG AACTGCAGCGGGCAGAGAGCCTTCAAGAGAAGAGTGTGAAGGAGGCTAAGACCAAATGCCGAACGATTGCATCCCTGCTAACTgcagcccccaacccccactccaAGGGGGTGCTTATGTTTAAGAAAAGACGGCAGAGAGCCAAGAAATACACTCTAGTGAGTTTTGGGTCTGCGGCTGGGACAGGAGTTGAGGAGGAAGACGGGGTCCCTCCAACGAGCGAATCCGAGCTGGACGAGGAGGCCTTCTCTGACGCCCGCAGCCTCACCAACCAGTCTGACTGGGACAGCCCTTATCTGGACATGGAGCTGGGCAGACCGGGCTCAGGCGCAGCAGAGGGCCAGGGCCCGGGGCTGGGAGGGCAGCTGAGTGAGGCCTCCGGAAGAGGGGTCCAGTTGTTTGAACAGCAACGCCAGCGCGCAGTCTCCAGCACCCTGGAGCTGACCGGTGAGGGTCCAGCAGCCATGCTCAACGGGACCGGCCAGCAGTCACCACCTCGGGCCCAGAGTGCTCCGCCGGAGGCGGCGGTGCTGCTCCAGTCGCTAGGCCCTGTGGCCAGCCCCAGACCCTTCCTCCCAGGCGGTGGAACCCCTACCCCAGCTCCAAGCATCTTTAACCGGTCAGCCAGGCCCTTTACTCCAGGCTTACAAGGGCAGAGGCCAGGTACCACCACCTCGGTCATTTTCCGGCCGCTGGCCCCCAAGAGGCCGGATGAAGGCCTGGGAggcctcagccccaccccaccgcCTTTCTTGTCCTCGCCTCAGGGGCCCACCCCTCTGCCCAGCTTCACCTCAGGGGTTCCCAGCTACGTGtcagcctccagctcccccagcACCCCACGCTCTTCGGGCCCTGTGACGGCCACTAGCTCCCTGTATATTCCAGCCCCCAGTCGTCCGGTTACGCCAGGCGGGGCCCCAGAGCCCCCGGCTCTCCCTAGCACAGCTGCCATGACCTCCACCGCTTCTATCTTCCTATCAACGCCTCTGCGACCCGCTGCGCGCCCAGAGGCGCCCGCCGCAGGCCCCATGGCCCCGGAGCCTCCCAGCGCCCGCGAGCAGCGCATCTCGGTGCCGGCTGCTCGCACCGGCATCCTCCAAGAGGCTCGGCGTCGGGGGACCCGGAAGCAGATGTTCCGGTCGGGAAACGAGGAAATGAAGAATTCGCCCAACCCCGAGCTGCTATCGCTGGTGCAGAACCTGGATGAAAAACCCCGGGCCGGGGGAGCTGAATCTGGTCCAGACGAGGATGCTCTGAGCCTCGGGGCTGAAGCCTGCAACTTCATGCAGCCACCAGGGGGCAGGAGTTACAAGACCCCGCCTCACGTGACACCTAAAACCCCGCCTCCAATGGCTCCCAAGACCCCGCCCCCTGTGGCTCCTAAGACTCCACCCCCAGTGGCTCCTAAGCCCCCGTCTCGAGGGTTCTCTGATGGGCTAGTGAACGGGGCAGCTCCCTCTGCTGGAATTCCTGAGCCACCAAGGCttcagggcaggggtggggagctgTTTGCCAAGAGGCAAAGCCGAGCCGACAGGTACGTGGTGGAAGCTACACCTAGTCCTGCCTTTGGGCCTCGGCCCCGAAGCCCTTCTCCTACTCCCTCACTGCCCCCTTCCTGGAAATATTCACCCAACATCCGTGCCCCACCTCCTATTGCTTACAACCCACTGCTCTCACCCTTTTTCCCCCAAACTGCCCGAACTCTCCCTAATAAGGCCCAATCCCAGGGGCCGCGGGCAACCCCCAAGCAGGGCATCAAGGCTTTGGATTTTATGCGACACCAGCCCTACCAACTGAAAACTGCCATGTTCTGTTTTGATGAAGTTCCCCAAACTCCTGGCTCCACCTCCTCAGGGCCCCCCAAAACTTCCCGAATCCAGGAGATCCGCAGATTTTCCACTCCAGCACCCCAGCCCACTGCAGAGCCCCTGGCTCCCACTGTTCTTGCCCCCCGAGCTGCCACTACATTGGATGAGCCCATCTGGAGGGCAGAGCTGGCCACAGCCCCTGCCCTTAGCACAACCTCTATTCCAGAGTCTCCCAGGGGTCTTGGAACCTCCCCCAGCTCCTGTGGCTTCCAGGTAGCCAGGCCCAGGTTTTCAGCCACCAGAACGGGATTGCAGGCTCATGTGTGGAGGCCTGGGGCAGGCCACCACTGA